Proteins encoded within one genomic window of Larus michahellis unplaced genomic scaffold, bLarMic1.1 SCAFFOLD_34, whole genome shotgun sequence:
- the LOC141737334 gene encoding olfactory receptor 14J1-like, translating to MAYDRYIAICKPLHYGTLLGSRACVHMAAAAWGSGFLHALLHTANTFSLPLCQGNALGQFFCEIPQILKLSCSHSYLREVGLLVVSACLIFGCFVFIVLSYVQIFRAVLRIPSEQGRHKAFSTCLPHLAVVSLFVSTAMFAYLKPPSISSPVLDLVVAVLYSVLPPALNPLIYSMRNQELKEAIRTKKLTVRL from the coding sequence atggcctatgaccgctacattgccatctgcaaacccctgcactacgggaccctcctgggcagcagagcttgtgtccacatggcagcagctgcctggggcagtgggtttctccatgctctcctgcacacggccaatacattttccctgcccctctgccagggcaatgccctgggccagttcttctgtgaaatcccccagatcctcaagctctcctgctcacactcctacctcagggaagttgggcttcttgtggtcagtgccTGTTTAATCTTCGGGtgctttgttttcatcgtgctgtcctatgtgcagatcttcagggccgtgctgaggatcccctctgagcagggacggcacaaagccttttccacgtgcctccctcacctggccgtggtctccctgtttgtcagcactgccatgtttgcctacctgaagcccccctccatctcctccccagttctcgatctggtggtggctgtgctgtactcagtgttgcctccagcactgaaccccctcatctacagcatgaggaaccaggagctcaaggaggccaTTCG